The DNA region ACCGCCAAGTCTGGGCGACGGACGCAGGTTGAGCTGGCCAAGGTTCAGTCTGAATCAGCTCTGACGAAAGCTCTTCTAGACGAAAAGCGGGTGCTGTATGCCAAGTTCCTCAGCTTGGCGGATAACGTCCGAAACAGGATTTCTCTCGAGCGAAAGAAGACGGCTGCCCTCTTTCAACTGGTAGGCCGTGAAGAACCCGACGATGACGAAATCCAGCTCGAAGGTGAGGCGGCTGACGTGCAGTTGCCGCCCGAGGTTGTCGAGTTGTTGGCCGAGATGTCTGGCCTACGTATGCAGGTCATGATCCTCGGTGGGCCGGACATGGCCCGTGAGGCGAGTGACCTTTACGTGGTTGTGCGCGACTATGCGCGAGGTGAAGCCAAGGAGGCAGATGTTGTAGTCGCGATGGTCAGCGTTGGGGATGCCATGCATCTGGACGCATGTCGGCAGTAGGGCCGCCTACTTCGACGACAGTGCGCCTAGAGCAGACTCAATCCGTCGTCGCGCAGCTTCCTCTTGGCCATAGACGCACTTCGCATAGACCCGCATGAGCACATGCACACTGTGCCCCGCCCACTCGGCGACCTGGGTAGCGGGTACTCCGGCGTTGAGCCAGAGGGACACGGCGGCGTGTCGCAGGTCGTACGGACGGCGGGCCAGGGGTGAGCGTTGCTGAGCCGGGGTGAGGACCTTTGCTCGTGCGTCCCGCCATGCCTTGCCGTAGGTGTTGTTCGGGATCGGCTGACCGGCGGTGGGCACGTACCGTCCGCCGGGGCCGCGTCGGGTGACGAACAGCCTGCCGTTCGATCCGGGCGGGTACTCGTTGATGTGGTGGTCAATTAGGCGCACGAGCGGCGGCGGCACGGGCACATCCCGGGTGGCTGCCTTTGCTCGGTGCTTTAGTTCGCGATTCTCGGCAGTGTCGCCACCGTCGCCCCAATCCTTGCCAACGGCCACCGTTGAGCCGGTCAGGTGCAGCACACCCCATCCCCCGGTTTGGGCGGGTCGCTCGTACTCGTCTTCGCGCAGGTGAAGCACACCATCTAACAACCTCGATCACACCACAGGCCCAAACACGGAAAACGACACACTCCCGTGCTGATCGGTGACTCGCTCTCGGACATCGAGGGCGCGTGTGCCGCTTCGGTGAGAGTCATTGAGCCTTTTTCATCCTGCGTAGCGGTCGGTCTCGACGTGGTGCAGGACGAGGATGGCCTGCACGATCGGGGTCGCTCGGCGTGGGCAGCAGCGCAGCTTGGTCAGGATCTTCCAGGTCTTGAGGGTGGCGATCGCGCGTTCGCCGCGAGCGCGGATCTTCGCGTGGGCACGGTTCACGGCTTTCTGCCGGCGTGACAGCTTTGGGCGGAAGCGGCGCCGCTTGAATGGCGTGCGCACGCTGCCGCGGGCTCCTTGGTAGCCCTTGTCAGCGAAGGTCATCACGTCTGCCCTGCTCAGCGCGTCGATGATGCCGTGAGTCCGGGCTGCGGTCAGGTCATGGACCGAACCGGGCAGCGCCGGTGAAGCCCAGACGAGCCGGCCAGCGGCATCGGCGATGACCTGCACGTTCACGCCGTGGTGCTTGTGTTTCCCGCAGTAGTACGGCTTCTGGTCGGCGACCCGGTCGATCGGTATCAGGGTGCCGTCCAGGATCGCGTACGCCAGCCGACGGATCCGTTCCATGGCGGTGTCCAGGTCGTCGGCTGCCGAGCTGAGCAGGGCTATCGCCTCCTGCACGTAGCGCCAGGCGGTGGCGACGCCGATGGCGAAGCCGGCCGCGAGTCGGGTGTAGGTGTCGCCGTTACGCAGATGGGCCAGAGCCAGCAGCGCCTGCCGGCCGGGTTCGAGACGCCGCCACCGGGAGCGGCGCTGCTTGCGGTGACCGCGGATGCGTTCGGCGAGGTAGTTCAGGGTGCGGCTGGACAACGGAATCGTGGCAGGGTAGGACAGCATGGCGAGGCTCCCGGTCGGGGCTTCGAGTCTTGGTCGACAGCTGTCCTACCTGGAGCCTCGCACCCACCGATCACCGGGCCTGCCGCACCCACCCTGAGCTGCAAGATCAGCTTGGAAAAGGCTCATTGGTTTCGCCAACCGGATGGGCAAGCAGGAGGCCATGTACGTCGCAGGGGCAGACGCTGTCGTAACCACCATGAAAGCTGTCGCGGAAGCGTTGATGGCGAAGGTGTGACGTGCGCCCCTGCGCCACTCATGCACGCAGGGTTGCGCATCGATGCACCGATCGTAAGATTCGGTTGCGATGGTCGATGAACTCTCATCCTAGGAGTGCTGATGGGGCTGGCAGACAGCATCCGTATCATGCGCGGGCATCTGACCGAAGAGGAGCGTCGGGAGCGGGATGTGGCAGCCCAAGCGCGCCGTGCTGCCATCGAGTCGAGCAGCCCTGAAGTTCATCGAGCCCGAGTGCGGAAGTGCTCCGGCCTGTCCGCAGTGATCTTGCAGTGTCATATTGACACATGGCAATCAGCGCTCAATGTGATGTCGGGGCCCTGGTTGGTGGACGGCAAGTGGACCAAAGATCCGGCGGATAGCGTCGTCCGGGCCGATGAAGGGCTGGTGAAGGTGCGACTGTCTGGGGCCAAGCTT from Micromonospora sp. NBC_01739 includes:
- a CDS encoding transposase family protein, with the protein product MLSYPATIPLSSRTLNYLAERIRGHRKQRRSRWRRLEPGRQALLALAHLRNGDTYTRLAAGFAIGVATAWRYVQEAIALLSSAADDLDTAMERIRRLAYAILDGTLIPIDRVADQKPYYCGKHKHHGVNVQVIADAAGRLVWASPALPGSVHDLTAARTHGIIDALSRADVMTFADKGYQGARGSVRTPFKRRRFRPKLSRRQKAVNRAHAKIRARGERAIATLKTWKILTKLRCCPRRATPIVQAILVLHHVETDRYAG